From one Streptomyces mobaraensis genomic stretch:
- the gltB gene encoding glutamate synthase large subunit, whose product MRSASHPAQQGMYDPRHEHDACGVGFVATLTGEASHALVEQALTVLRNLEHRGATGSEPDSGDGAGILLQIPDAFFREAVDFALPEPGAYAVGIAFLPADGEGAVSRIETIAAIAAEEGLTVLGWRTVPVAPELLGSTARATMPEFRQLFVADGDGESRGIALDRKAFVLRKRAEREAGVYFPSLSARTIVYKGMLTTGQLEPFFPDLSDRRFATAIALVHSRFSTNTFPSWPLAHPYRFVAHNGEINTVNGNRNWMRARESQLASGLFGPEGSLERTFPVCTPDASDSASFDEVLELLHLGGRSLPHSVLMMIPEAWEHHASMDPARRAFYQYHSTLMEPWDGPACVTFTDGTLVGAVLDRNGLRPGRYWVTDDGLVVLSSEVGVLDIDPARVVRKGRLQPGKMFLVDTAGHRIIEDDEIKAGLAAEQPYKEWLEAGLIELKDLPEREHIVHTHASVTRRQQTFGYTEEELRVILAPMANAGAEPIGSMGTDSPIAALSARPRLLFDYFTQLFAQVTNPPLDAIREELVTSLVSSLGPQGNLLEPTAASCRSVTLPFPVIDNDELAKLIHINADGDLPGLKAATLSGLYRVSGGGEALAARLEAMCAEADAAIAGGARLIVLSDRHSDAEHAPIPSLLLTSAIHHHLIRTKQRTQVGLLVEAGDVREVHHVALLIGYGAAAVNPYLAMESVEDLVRAGTFLSGIAPEDAIRNLIKALGKGVLKVMSKMGISTVASYRGAQVFEAVGLDEAFVDTYFHGTPTKIGGVGLDVIAREVAARHAKAYPATGVPATHRRLDIGGEYQWRREGEPHLFDPDTVFRLQHATRTRRYDIFKQYTGRVNEQSERLMTLRGLFAFASDRKPVPLDEVEPVSEIVKRFSTGAMSYGSISQEAHETLAIAMNRLGGKSNTGEGGEDPERLYDPARRSAIKQVASGRFGVTSEYLVNADDIQIKMAQGAKPGEGGQLPGHKVYPWVAKTRHSTPGVGLISPPPHHDIYSIEDLAQLIHDLKNANPAARIHVKLVSEVGVGTVAAGVSKAHADVVLISGHDGGTGASPLTSLKHAGGPWELGLAEAQQTLLLNGLRDRIVVQADGQLKTGRDVVIAALLGAEEFGFATAPLVVSGCVMMRVCHLDTCPVGIATQNPVLRERFAGKAEFVVNFFEFIAEEVRELLAELGFRTLEEAVGHAELLDTGRAVDHWKAQGLDLAPLFHVPELPAGAVRHHAVAQDHGLAKALDNQLIKLAADALDTVGAEEAQPVRAQVPVRNINRTVGTMLGHEVTKRYGGAGLPDDTIDITFTGSAGQSFGAFLPRGVTLRLEGDANDYVGKGLSGGRIVVRPDRAADHLAEYSTIAGNTIGYGATGGEMFLRGAVGERFCVRNSGAVVVSEGVGDHGCEYMTGGRAVVLGPTGRNFAAGMSGGVAYVVDLDPRNVNKELAGAVGSLDGADARWLHGVVRRHQEETGSTVAAGLLADWDAAVARFRKVVPPTYQAVLAAKDAAERAGLSETETHEKMMEAATHG is encoded by the coding sequence ATGCGTTCTGCATCCCACCCCGCTCAGCAGGGGATGTACGACCCCCGCCATGAGCACGACGCCTGTGGCGTCGGCTTTGTCGCGACACTGACCGGCGAGGCGAGCCACGCCCTGGTGGAACAGGCGCTCACCGTCCTGCGCAACCTGGAGCACCGCGGCGCCACCGGCTCCGAGCCGGACTCGGGTGACGGCGCCGGCATCCTTCTCCAGATTCCGGACGCCTTCTTCCGTGAGGCCGTGGACTTCGCCCTCCCGGAGCCGGGCGCGTACGCCGTCGGCATCGCGTTCCTGCCCGCCGACGGGGAGGGTGCCGTCTCGCGCATCGAGACGATCGCGGCCATCGCCGCCGAGGAAGGGCTGACCGTCCTCGGCTGGCGAACCGTCCCCGTCGCCCCCGAGCTGCTGGGCAGCACCGCCCGCGCCACCATGCCGGAGTTCCGGCAGCTGTTCGTGGCGGACGGGGACGGGGAGAGTCGCGGAATCGCCCTGGACCGCAAGGCGTTCGTGCTGCGCAAGCGCGCCGAGCGCGAGGCCGGTGTCTACTTCCCGTCGCTCTCCGCCCGCACGATCGTCTACAAGGGCATGCTGACCACCGGGCAGCTGGAGCCCTTCTTCCCGGACCTGTCCGACCGCCGGTTCGCCACGGCCATCGCGCTGGTCCACTCCCGCTTCTCCACCAACACGTTCCCGAGCTGGCCGCTCGCCCACCCGTACCGGTTCGTCGCCCACAACGGCGAGATCAACACCGTCAACGGCAACCGCAACTGGATGCGCGCCCGCGAATCGCAGCTCGCCTCCGGGCTGTTCGGGCCGGAAGGCAGTCTGGAGCGGACGTTCCCCGTCTGCACCCCCGACGCGTCCGACTCCGCCTCCTTCGACGAGGTGCTGGAGCTGCTGCATCTGGGCGGGCGTTCGCTGCCGCACAGCGTGCTGATGATGATCCCCGAGGCGTGGGAGCACCACGCCTCCATGGATCCGGCCCGCCGCGCCTTCTACCAGTACCACTCCACGCTGATGGAGCCCTGGGACGGCCCGGCCTGTGTCACCTTCACCGACGGCACCCTCGTCGGTGCCGTTCTCGACCGCAACGGGTTGCGGCCGGGCCGGTACTGGGTCACCGACGACGGGCTGGTCGTCCTCTCCTCCGAGGTCGGCGTCCTCGACATCGACCCCGCCCGGGTCGTCCGCAAGGGCCGCCTCCAGCCGGGGAAGATGTTCCTGGTCGACACCGCCGGCCACCGCATCATCGAGGACGACGAGATCAAGGCCGGCCTCGCCGCCGAGCAGCCGTACAAGGAGTGGCTGGAGGCCGGGCTCATCGAGCTCAAGGACCTCCCCGAGCGCGAGCACATCGTGCACACCCACGCCTCCGTCACCCGCCGCCAGCAGACCTTCGGCTACACCGAGGAAGAGCTGCGCGTCATCCTCGCGCCGATGGCCAACGCCGGTGCGGAGCCCATCGGTTCAATGGGCACGGACTCGCCGATCGCCGCGCTCTCCGCGCGGCCCCGGCTGCTCTTCGACTACTTCACCCAGCTGTTCGCCCAGGTCACCAACCCCCCGCTGGACGCCATCCGCGAGGAGCTGGTCACGTCGCTCGTCTCCTCCCTCGGCCCGCAGGGCAACCTGCTGGAGCCGACGGCCGCGTCCTGCCGCAGCGTCACCCTGCCGTTCCCGGTCATCGACAACGACGAGCTCGCCAAGCTCATCCACATCAACGCCGACGGCGATCTCCCCGGCCTCAAGGCCGCCACCCTCTCCGGTCTCTACCGGGTCTCCGGCGGCGGCGAGGCGCTGGCCGCGCGGCTGGAGGCGATGTGCGCGGAGGCCGACGCGGCCATCGCGGGCGGCGCCCGGCTGATCGTCCTCTCCGACCGGCACTCCGACGCCGAGCACGCCCCCATCCCGTCGCTGCTCCTCACCTCGGCCATCCACCACCACCTCATCCGCACCAAGCAGCGCACCCAGGTGGGGCTGCTGGTCGAGGCCGGGGACGTCCGCGAGGTGCACCACGTCGCGCTGCTCATCGGTTACGGCGCGGCGGCCGTCAACCCGTACCTCGCCATGGAATCCGTCGAGGACCTGGTCAGGGCCGGGACGTTCCTCAGCGGCATCGCGCCCGAGGACGCCATCCGCAACCTCATCAAGGCGCTCGGCAAGGGCGTGCTGAAGGTGATGTCCAAGATGGGCATCTCCACCGTCGCCTCCTACCGCGGCGCCCAGGTCTTCGAGGCCGTCGGGCTCGACGAGGCGTTCGTCGACACGTACTTCCACGGCACGCCCACCAAGATCGGCGGGGTCGGCCTGGACGTGATCGCCCGCGAGGTCGCCGCCCGGCACGCCAAGGCGTACCCCGCCACCGGCGTCCCCGCCACCCACCGGCGGCTGGACATCGGCGGCGAGTACCAGTGGCGGCGGGAGGGCGAGCCGCACCTGTTCGACCCGGACACCGTCTTCCGGCTCCAGCACGCCACCCGCACCCGGCGCTACGACATCTTCAAGCAGTACACCGGGCGTGTGAACGAGCAGTCGGAGCGGCTGATGACGCTCCGCGGGCTGTTCGCGTTCGCGAGCGACCGGAAGCCCGTGCCGCTGGACGAGGTCGAGCCGGTGAGCGAGATCGTCAAGCGGTTCTCGACCGGCGCGATGTCGTACGGATCGATTTCGCAGGAGGCCCACGAGACGCTGGCCATCGCCATGAACCGGTTGGGCGGCAAGTCCAACACGGGGGAAGGCGGCGAGGATCCGGAGCGGCTGTACGACCCGGCGCGGCGCAGCGCCATCAAGCAGGTCGCGTCCGGGCGCTTCGGTGTGACCAGCGAATACCTGGTCAACGCGGACGACATCCAGATCAAGATGGCGCAGGGCGCCAAGCCCGGCGAGGGCGGTCAGCTGCCCGGCCACAAGGTGTACCCCTGGGTCGCGAAGACGCGGCACTCGACGCCGGGTGTCGGGCTCATCTCCCCGCCGCCGCACCACGACATCTACTCCATCGAGGACCTCGCCCAGCTCATCCACGACCTCAAGAACGCCAACCCGGCCGCCCGCATCCATGTGAAGCTGGTGTCGGAGGTGGGGGTCGGGACGGTCGCGGCGGGTGTGTCCAAGGCGCACGCGGATGTCGTGCTCATCTCCGGGCATGACGGCGGTACGGGCGCCTCGCCGCTGACGTCGCTCAAGCACGCGGGTGGGCCGTGGGAGCTGGGGTTGGCCGAAGCCCAGCAGACGTTGCTACTCAACGGGCTGCGGGACCGGATCGTCGTCCAGGCCGACGGGCAGCTCAAGACCGGGCGGGACGTCGTGATCGCGGCGCTGCTCGGGGCGGAGGAGTTCGGTTTCGCGACCGCGCCGCTCGTCGTCTCAGGGTGTGTGATGATGCGCGTCTGCCACCTGGACACCTGTCCGGTCGGCATCGCCACGCAGAACCCCGTGCTGCGCGAACGGTTCGCCGGCAAGGCCGAGTTCGTCGTCAACTTCTTCGAGTTCATCGCGGAGGAGGTGCGGGAGCTGCTCGCCGAGCTGGGCTTCCGGACGCTGGAGGAGGCCGTCGGCCACGCCGAACTCCTCGACACCGGGCGGGCCGTGGACCACTGGAAGGCGCAGGGTCTGGACCTGGCCCCGCTGTTCCACGTCCCCGAGCTGCCCGCGGGCGCCGTCCGGCACCACGCCGTCGCCCAGGACCACGGGCTGGCCAAGGCGCTCGACAACCAGCTGATCAAGCTGGCCGCCGACGCGCTCGACACGGTGGGCGCTGAGGAGGCGCAGCCGGTGCGCGCGCAGGTGCCCGTCCGCAACATCAACCGGACCGTCGGCACCATGCTCGGGCACGAGGTCACCAAGCGGTACGGCGGCGCCGGGCTGCCCGACGACACCATCGACATCACGTTCACCGGCTCGGCCGGGCAGTCGTTCGGCGCCTTCCTGCCGCGCGGCGTCACCCTGCGGCTGGAGGGCGACGCCAACGACTACGTCGGCAAGGGGCTCTCGGGCGGCCGCATCGTCGTCCGCCCGGACCGGGCCGCCGACCACCTCGCCGAGTACTCCACCATCGCGGGCAACACGATTGGTTATGGCGCCACGGGTGGGGAGATGTTCCTGCGGGGTGCGGTCGGGGAGCGGTTCTGCGTCCGCAACTCGGGTGCGGTGGTCGTGTCGGAGGGCGTCGGCGACCACGGCTGCGAGTACATGACGGGCGGCCGGGCCGTCGTCCTCGGGCCGACGGGACGGAACTTCGCGGCCGGCATGTCGGGTGGCGTCGCCTACGTCGTGGATTTGGACCCGCGCAACGTCAACAAGGAGCTGGCGGGCGCTGTCGGGTCGTTGGACGGGGCTGACGCGCGGTGGCTGCACGGTGTCGTGCGCCGCCATCAGGAGGAGACGGGATCCACTGTCGCGGCCGGTCTCCTCGCCGACTGGGACGCGGCGGTGGCGCGCTTCCGCAAGGTCGTCCCGCCCACGTACCAGGCAGTGCTCGCCGCCAAGGACGCCGCCGAGCGAGCCGGTCTCTCCGAGACCGAGACCCACGAGAAGATGATGGAGGCGGCGACCCATGGCTGA
- a CDS encoding glutamate synthase subunit beta, with the protein MADPKGFLTTGREVARTRPVEERVRDWNEVYVPGSLLPVISKQAGRCMDCGIPFCHNGCPLGNLIPEWNDYAWRGDWRAASERLHATNNFPEFTGRLCPAPCESACVLGINQDPVTIKNVEVTIVDKAWEAGDVTPQPPERLSGKTVAVIGSGPAGLAAAQQLTRAGHTVAVYERADRIGGLLRYGIPEFKMEKRHINRRIEQMRAEGTKFRTEVEIGRDIDGAKLRGRYDAVVVAAGATTSRDLPVPGRELRGIHFAMEYLPVANKVQEGDYVAPTITAEGKHVVVIGGGDTGADCVGTAHRQGALSVTQLEIMPRPGEERSAGQPWPTFPMLYKVTSAHEEGGERVYSVSTTRFEGDEDGNVQWLHLVEVEFREGKLEQKPGTERRIPAQLVTLAMGFTGTDRENGLVEQLGLALDARGNVARDESYATNVPGVFVAGDAGRGQSLIVWAIAEGRSAARAVDRYLTGASTLPAPIRPTDRALAV; encoded by the coding sequence ATGGCTGATCCGAAGGGCTTTCTGACCACCGGGCGCGAGGTCGCCCGCACCCGTCCCGTCGAGGAGCGCGTCCGCGACTGGAACGAGGTGTACGTTCCGGGCTCGCTGCTGCCGGTTATTTCGAAGCAGGCCGGGCGGTGCATGGACTGCGGCATCCCGTTCTGCCACAACGGCTGTCCGCTGGGGAACCTCATCCCCGAGTGGAACGACTACGCGTGGCGGGGCGACTGGCGGGCGGCGAGCGAGCGGCTGCACGCGACGAACAACTTCCCCGAGTTCACGGGCCGGTTGTGCCCGGCGCCGTGCGAGTCGGCGTGCGTCCTGGGCATCAACCAGGATCCCGTCACCATCAAGAACGTCGAGGTGACGATCGTCGACAAGGCGTGGGAGGCGGGCGACGTCACGCCGCAGCCGCCGGAGCGGTTGTCGGGCAAGACGGTCGCCGTCATCGGCTCGGGCCCGGCCGGCCTGGCGGCGGCGCAGCAGTTGACCCGGGCGGGTCATACGGTGGCGGTGTACGAGCGCGCGGATCGTATTGGTGGGCTGCTGCGGTACGGCATCCCCGAGTTCAAGATGGAGAAGCGCCACATCAACCGGCGCATCGAGCAGATGCGGGCGGAGGGGACGAAGTTCCGCACGGAGGTCGAGATCGGCCGCGACATCGACGGCGCGAAGCTGCGCGGGCGGTATGACGCGGTGGTCGTGGCGGCGGGTGCGACGACGTCGCGCGACCTGCCGGTGCCGGGGCGGGAGCTGCGGGGGATCCACTTCGCGATGGAGTACCTGCCGGTCGCCAACAAGGTGCAGGAGGGCGACTACGTGGCGCCCACCATCACGGCGGAGGGCAAGCACGTGGTGGTGATCGGTGGCGGTGACACGGGCGCGGACTGCGTCGGGACGGCCCACCGGCAGGGTGCGTTGTCGGTGACGCAGCTGGAGATCATGCCGCGGCCGGGGGAGGAGCGGTCGGCTGGTCAGCCGTGGCCGACGTTCCCGATGCTGTACAAGGTCACGTCGGCGCATGAGGAGGGCGGGGAGCGGGTGTACTCCGTGTCCACCACGCGCTTCGAAGGCGACGAGGACGGCAATGTGCAGTGGCTGCACCTGGTGGAGGTGGAGTTCCGGGAAGGGAAGCTGGAGCAGAAGCCGGGGACGGAGCGGCGGATTCCGGCCCAGTTGGTGACGCTGGCGATGGGCTTCACGGGCACGGATCGCGAGAACGGCTTGGTGGAGCAGCTGGGGTTGGCGCTGGACGCACGCGGAAACGTGGCGCGGGACGAGTCGTACGCGACGAACGTGCCGGGTGTTTTCGTGGCGGGTGACGCGGGGCGTGGCCAGTCGCTGATCGTCTGGGCGATCGCGGAGGGCCGCTCGGCGGCACGGGCCGTCGACCGCTACCTGACGGGCGCGAGCACGCTGCCGGCACCGATCCGGCCGACGGACCGGGCGCTGGCGGTCTGA
- a CDS encoding AMIN-like domain-containing (lipo)protein, with protein MRRLTTAATVLVLAAGIGLTSTAGMADAAPAGTSAGVECPTDWGSADKSSEGHEYRVLKNIRTGSHACYDRIVFDLGSAAPGLGYRVGYVDEFHQDGSGDLIPVKGGAILQVYVNAPSYDPNTGQRTYPGRGRQPLPGVDLTGYRTFQDTKFGASFEGQTQVAVGVRARLPFRAEQVGDELVVDVAHSW; from the coding sequence ATGCGACGGCTGACGACAGCGGCCACGGTCTTGGTGCTGGCGGCGGGCATCGGCCTGACGAGCACGGCGGGGATGGCGGACGCGGCGCCTGCGGGGACCTCTGCCGGGGTTGAGTGCCCGACGGACTGGGGCAGCGCGGACAAGTCGTCGGAGGGACACGAGTACCGCGTGCTGAAGAACATCCGCACCGGCAGCCACGCGTGCTACGACCGCATCGTCTTCGACCTGGGGAGCGCGGCGCCAGGGCTGGGGTACCGGGTCGGATACGTGGACGAGTTCCACCAGGACGGCTCGGGCGACCTGATACCGGTCAAGGGCGGCGCGATCCTGCAGGTGTACGTCAACGCCCCGAGCTACGACCCGAACACGGGCCAGCGCACTTACCCTGGCCGCGGCCGCCAGCCCCTGCCGGGTGTGGATCTCACCGGTTACCGCACCTTCCAGGACACGAAGTTCGGCGCGAGCTTCGAGGGACAGACTCAGGTGGCCGTGGGGGTACGGGCCCGGCTGCCGTTCCGGGCGGAGCAGGTGGGGGACGAGTTGGTGGTGGATGTGGCGCATAGCTGGTGA
- a CDS encoding NUDIX hydrolase: MSDDEYRRGPARDAAVVVARDGQGLVAVLSADFPAHGGEYLFLPGGRREDGESPEECARRELQEEAGITARRWHSLGAYAITLESTARVHLFEARGLTLGPQQLTPTEQDFKLSWWPMAEAVAAAQEGRFLLPAGPLALLLSDHRQEDGG, translated from the coding sequence ATGAGCGACGACGAGTACCGACGAGGCCCGGCCCGCGACGCCGCCGTAGTGGTGGCCCGCGACGGCCAGGGCCTCGTCGCCGTCCTCAGCGCCGACTTCCCCGCCCACGGCGGCGAATACCTTTTCCTGCCCGGCGGGCGGCGCGAGGATGGCGAAAGTCCCGAGGAATGCGCGCGCCGCGAACTCCAAGAGGAAGCCGGCATCACTGCCCGGCGATGGCACTCGCTGGGCGCGTACGCCATCACCCTGGAGTCCACCGCCCGCGTCCACCTCTTCGAAGCCCGCGGCCTGACCCTCGGGCCGCAGCAGCTCACTCCCACCGAGCAAGACTTCAAACTGTCCTGGTGGCCCATGGCCGAGGCCGTCGCCGCCGCCCAGGAAGGCCGATTCCTGCTCCCCGCCGGGCCCCTCGCCCTGCTCCTGTCCGACCACCGCCAGGAAGACGGAGGTTGA
- a CDS encoding DUF397 domain-containing protein: protein MNRKADLCTLDLTGATWRKSSHSNGGNGCVEITELPGPEIAVRDSKDHGRGHFRLPSESWSAFCSFLAGE, encoded by the coding sequence ATGAACCGCAAGGCAGACCTCTGCACCCTCGATCTGACAGGTGCCACTTGGCGCAAGTCTTCGCATAGCAACGGCGGCAACGGCTGCGTCGAGATAACCGAACTGCCCGGTCCCGAAATCGCCGTCCGAGACTCCAAGGACCACGGTCGCGGGCACTTCCGCTTGCCTTCGGAAAGTTGGAGCGCTTTTTGCTCCTTCCTCGCCGGCGAATAG
- a CDS encoding helix-turn-helix domain-containing protein, whose protein sequence is MPNQPAQPTLRRRRLGEALRKYRNQAGMSLDRVAEVMGWDRTKLSKIENAKAHIRPVEASKLLGIYGVDAPDILMAIEALARDAAKKGWWTTYASVVDAHVKDYLSLESDAESTRICSPNLIPGLFQTGPYAREIIAASSFWRPADEVTAFAEVRKARQAVLTTRREGGRPPLNFWAVIHEAVLHQRFAAHPTLMRDQLRHLLDMSGLPNITIQILPMAMAPNPAMMGLFEIVRFPSPWPTVVVTENVVGGQFVEGTEHVAMFEGAFDRTVAAALPVDQSREIIKKTMETDSS, encoded by the coding sequence ATGCCGAACCAACCAGCCCAGCCGACCCTGCGAAGGCGGCGCCTCGGCGAAGCGCTTCGCAAGTACCGCAACCAGGCGGGCATGAGCCTCGATCGCGTCGCCGAGGTCATGGGGTGGGACCGCACCAAGCTGTCCAAGATCGAGAACGCCAAGGCGCACATCCGCCCCGTCGAGGCGTCGAAGCTGCTGGGCATCTACGGCGTGGACGCCCCGGACATCCTCATGGCGATCGAGGCACTGGCCAGAGACGCGGCGAAGAAGGGCTGGTGGACGACCTACGCCAGCGTGGTGGACGCGCACGTCAAGGACTACCTGTCCCTGGAGTCCGACGCCGAGAGCACCCGGATCTGCTCACCGAACCTGATCCCGGGCCTCTTCCAGACCGGCCCCTACGCCCGGGAGATCATCGCCGCTTCCTCGTTCTGGCGACCCGCCGATGAGGTCACCGCCTTCGCCGAGGTCCGCAAGGCCCGGCAGGCCGTCCTGACGACGAGGAGGGAAGGCGGGCGCCCGCCCCTGAACTTCTGGGCCGTCATCCACGAGGCGGTACTGCACCAGCGATTCGCGGCCCACCCGACGCTGATGCGTGACCAGCTCCGTCACCTGCTCGACATGTCGGGCCTGCCGAACATCACCATCCAGATCCTGCCCATGGCCATGGCACCGAACCCGGCCATGATGGGCCTGTTCGAGATCGTCCGGTTCCCCTCCCCCTGGCCGACGGTCGTAGTCACCGAGAACGTCGTCGGCGGACAGTTCGTGGAGGGCACCGAGCACGTGGCGATGTTCGAGGGCGCCTTCGACCGCACGGTCGCCGCCGCTCTCCCGGTGGACCAGTCCCGGGAGATCATCAAGAAGACCATGGAGACCGACTCGTCATGA
- a CDS encoding flavin monoamine oxidase family protein, with protein MDELPTPDGQPAVSRRQFAVAAGATTAAVAALGVPAAVPAEAAPAKSTADWDTCVEVARALLVVDEHDRPLVPEYKKILDDGLPRTGKKASRKVLVVGAGPAGLVAAWLLKRAGHHVTLLEANGNRVGGRIKTFRKGGHEHAAQPFADPRQYAEAGAMRIPGSHPLVMSLIDGLGVKRRPFYLVDVDGQGKPVNHAWLHVNGIRMRRADYAKDPRKINRSFGVPRELWDTPSSTILRRVLDPVRDEFSTAGADGKRVDKPMPERVKGWARVIQKYGDWSMYRFLTEEAGFDERTLDLVGTLENLTSRLPLSFVHSFISQSLISPDTAFWELVGGTAALPDALLKKVDDVLRLDRRATRIEYWSPDRTGADRATHVREGGPHVWVDTVSEGRDGKVVREQFTGDLAIVTVPFTGLRHVQVSPLMSYGKRRAVTELHYDSATKVLLEFSRRWWEFTEEDWKRELEEVRPGLYAAYRDGKAPADGSLLGTHPSVPHGHISQAQRAHYAANYWEGRDQPEAAHIVGGGSISDNPNRFMINPSHPVPGSEGGVVLAVYCWADDAARWDSLDDEARYPHALCGLQQVYGQRVEVFYTGAGRTQSWLRDPYAYGEASVLLPGQHTELLGAIREPEGPLHFAGDHTSVKPSWIEGAVESGVRAALEAHLA; from the coding sequence ATGGATGAACTCCCCACCCCCGACGGCCAACCGGCCGTCTCGCGCCGACAGTTCGCCGTCGCCGCCGGCGCGACCACCGCCGCCGTCGCCGCGCTCGGTGTGCCCGCCGCCGTACCGGCGGAAGCCGCGCCCGCCAAGTCCACCGCCGACTGGGACACCTGCGTGGAAGTGGCCAGAGCCCTGCTCGTGGTCGACGAGCACGATCGGCCGCTGGTGCCCGAGTACAAGAAGATTCTCGACGACGGGCTGCCGCGTACCGGCAAGAAAGCAAGCCGGAAGGTGCTCGTCGTGGGCGCCGGGCCCGCCGGGCTCGTGGCGGCGTGGCTGTTGAAGCGGGCCGGGCATCACGTGACGTTGCTGGAGGCCAACGGGAACCGGGTCGGCGGGCGGATCAAGACGTTCCGGAAGGGCGGGCACGAGCACGCGGCGCAGCCGTTCGCCGATCCCCGGCAGTACGCGGAGGCCGGAGCCATGCGCATCCCCGGCAGCCACCCGCTGGTGATGAGCCTGATCGACGGGCTCGGGGTGAAGCGCCGGCCCTTCTACCTCGTGGATGTGGACGGGCAGGGCAAGCCCGTCAATCATGCCTGGTTGCACGTCAACGGGATCCGCATGCGGCGTGCCGACTACGCCAAGGATCCTCGGAAGATCAATCGGTCGTTCGGCGTTCCGCGTGAGCTGTGGGACACGCCGTCGTCCACGATCCTGCGGCGCGTGCTCGACCCCGTCCGCGACGAGTTCAGCACGGCCGGGGCCGACGGCAAGCGGGTCGACAAGCCGATGCCCGAGCGGGTCAAGGGGTGGGCCCGGGTCATCCAGAAGTACGGGGACTGGTCGATGTACCGGTTCCTCACCGAGGAGGCCGGGTTCGACGAGCGCACGCTCGACCTCGTCGGGACGCTGGAGAATCTCACGTCCCGGCTGCCGCTGTCGTTCGTGCACAGCTTCATCAGCCAGTCGCTGATCAGTCCGGACACCGCGTTCTGGGAGCTGGTCGGCGGGACGGCCGCGCTGCCGGACGCGCTGCTCAAGAAGGTCGACGACGTGCTGCGGCTCGACCGGCGGGCGACGCGCATCGAGTACTGGTCGCCGGACCGGACGGGAGCCGATCGCGCGACGCATGTCCGTGAAGGCGGGCCGCACGTGTGGGTCGACACCGTGTCCGAGGGCCGTGACGGCAAGGTCGTCCGCGAGCAGTTCACCGGCGACCTCGCGATCGTCACCGTGCCGTTCACGGGGCTGCGGCACGTGCAGGTCAGCCCGCTGATGTCGTACGGCAAGCGGCGTGCGGTCACCGAGCTGCACTACGACAGCGCCACCAAGGTGCTGCTCGAATTCAGCCGCCGGTGGTGGGAGTTCACGGAGGAGGACTGGAAGCGGGAGCTGGAGGAGGTACGGCCGGGGCTGTACGCCGCGTACCGGGACGGCAAGGCGCCCGCCGACGGCAGTCTCCTCGGCACCCACCCCTCCGTCCCGCACGGACACATCAGCCAGGCCCAGCGCGCCCACTACGCCGCCAACTACTGGGAAGGGCGCGACCAGCCCGAGGCGGCGCACATCGTCGGCGGGGGGTCCATCTCCGACAACCCCAACCGGTTCATGATCAACCCCTCCCACCCGGTGCCCGGCAGCGAGGGCGGTGTCGTCCTCGCCGTCTACTGCTGGGCCGACGACGCCGCGCGCTGGGACTCCCTCGACGACGAGGCCCGCTACCCGCACGCCCTCTGCGGGCTGCAACAGGTCTACGGGCAGCGCGTCGAGGTCTTCTACACCGGCGCCGGCCGCACCCAGAGCTGGCTGCGCGACCCGTACGCGTACGGTGAGGCGTCCGTCCTCCTGCCCGGCCAGCACACCGAACTGCTCGGCGCCATCCGGGAACCCGAGGGTCCGCTTCATTTCGCCGGCGACCACACCTCCGTCAAGCCGTCCTGGATCGAGGGCGCCGTCGAATCCGGTGTCCGGGCGGCGCTGGAGGCGCACCTCGCCTGA